A section of the Plasmodium knowlesi strain H genome assembly, chromosome: 3 genome encodes:
- a CDS encoding pbs36-like protein, whose product MGKMSTCLPVVSNMLAFILLYYFFSFFIFFSIFFFKMRKVFYSLLVSIYIWLYMYSPAYALYLKEIELGNYYICNLNDYPSEHCVVDYDPNKRIKFLCPIVHNEGEHMNTYNSSYCFTYEGIKDRLIIRNNEEPIYTTLPGIILENQILYDRYNLGIYIMPFKLEADMSIVCVCDTKKEYKGITPYIKINIKNSNNVLGVGSSDEYIKGCDFGNNKGKHQFLTSPQSHEHRSVCAILANPGDIVGINCINYNEDDPQNNDVTLEPSNCFSTVSFSLYTFSFVKMNINNILPDAKYYPETSAFPKDPNFKKFSTTSYLWIPANVPQAFFLVCSCKYAKGEGTAMYHVSSSTLEV is encoded by the coding sequence TTTtgctatattattttttttctttttttatatttttttcgattttttttttcaagatgAGAAAAGTATTTTACTCTTTACTGgttagtatatatatatggttgTATATGTACTCCCCAGCATATGCGCTATATTTGAAGGAAATAGAATTAGGGAATTATTACATCTGTAACTTGAATGACTACCCAAGCGAGCATTGTGTGGTAGACTACGACCCGAACAAAAGAATCAAGTTTCTTTGCCCGATTGTACATAATGAGGGAGAACACATGAACACGTACAATTCAAGTTACTGTTTCACATatgaaggaataaaggaCCGGCTCATAATTAGGAATAATGAAGAACCCATATATACAACCCTTCCTGGGATTATTCTGGAAAACCAGATTCTCTACGACAGGTATAATTTGGGCATCTACATTATGCCCTTCAAATTGGAGGCAGACATGAGTATTGTTTGCGTCTGTGACACGAAGAAAGAATACAAAGGAATAACAccttatataaaaataaatattaaaaacTCGAACAATGTTCTTGGTGTAGGTTCTTCGGATGAATATATAAAGGGGTGTGATTTTGGTAATAATAAAGGGAAGCATCAATTCTTAACTAGTCCTCAATCACATGAACATCGATCTGTTTGTGCCATTCTAGCCAATCCGGGAGACATAGTTGGAATTAACTGTATAAATTACAATGAAGATGATCCCCAAAATAACGACGTCACGTTGGAACCTTCCAACTGCTTTTCCACGGTATCCTTTTCTTTGTATACTTTCAGTTTTGTAAAGATGAACATAAACAATATTTTGCCTGATGCGAAGTACTACCCCGAGACCTCGGCCTTTCCCAAGGATccgaattttaaaaaattctcgACCACGTCTTACTTGTGGATCCCTGCTAACGTGCCTCAGGCATTTTTTCTGGTCTGCTCTTGTAAGTATGCGAAAGGAGAAGGCACTGCGATGTACCACGTGAGCAGTAGCACCCTAGAGGTGTGA